The following are encoded in a window of Torulaspora globosa chromosome 4, complete sequence genomic DNA:
- the ENP2 gene encoding ribosome biosynthesis protein ENP2 (ancestral locus Anc_4.77) encodes MVLKSTSASDISVYQVSGTNVARSLPDWIAKKRRRTLKNDLDYQNRVELIQDFEFSEASNKIKVTPDGEFAMATGTYKPQIHVYDFANLSLKFERHTDAENVDFLIFSDDWTKSVHLQNDRSIQFQNKGGLHYTTRIPKFGRSLAYNKMNCDLYIGASGDELYRLNLEQGRFLNPFKLETEGVNHVSTNDINGLIAIGMEDSIVEFWDPRARSRVSKLYLENQFDNSPFQVTTTSFRNDGLNFACGTSNGYSYLYDLRSPEPSIVKDQGYGFEVKKIIWLDNLGTEHKIMTCDKRIAKIWDRIDGKAYASMEPNVDINDIEHVPGTGMFFMANEGIPMHTYYIPNLGPSPRWCSFLDSITEELEEKPSDSVYSNYRFITKDDLRKLNLNHLVGSNVLRAYMHGFFINSELYDKVALIANPTAYQDEKEREIRRRIEKERESRIRTSGAVKKTKIKINKSLADRISQKRGDSAAEKVLTDDRFKEMFKDEEFQVDEDAYDYKQLNPVKSARETEEGAAKRIRALTAAEESDEERIAAKDGRRVDSSSEEENSEDEDDNQVLNEKEEKRRQKQLKAIERKKKERRDEQQFMNEMKVGSIVINDVDTSKVTFDQQVRQMLDSEKGKKSSDEILRRSHLGEAELTFVPSKSSQNKPKRKAEIADENETDREGTRDRGRTKPRFEGRRRASKNVFRGM; translated from the coding sequence ATGGTGTTGAAATCTACATCCGCCAGTGATATATCTGTGTATCAGGTATCGGGTACCAATGTCGCTAGGTCTTTACCAGATTGGATTGCCAAGAAGCGTCGAAGAacattgaaaaatgatTTGGACTACCAAAATCGTGTGGAATTAATACAGGACTTTGAGTTTAGTGAAGCATCGAATAAGATTAAGGTTACGCCTGATGGAGAGTTCGCCATGGCTACAGGTACATACAAACCTCAAATTCATGTGTACGACTTTGCCAATCTTTCGTTGAAATTTGAACGCCATACCGATGCTGAAAACGTTgattttttgatcttttccgATGACTGGACAAAAAGCGTACATTTGCAAAATGATAGGAGCATACAATTCCAGAACAAAGGCGGCTTACACTATACGACACGGATTCCAAAATTTGGCAGAAGTCTAGCTTATAATAAAATGAACTGCGATTTATACATTGGGGCGAGCGGAGACGAATTATACAGACTAAATTTGGAACAGGGACGATTTTTGAACCCGTTCAAACTTGAAACGGAGGGCGTGAACCATGTGTCAACGAATGATATAAACGGGTTAATTGCAATAGGAATGGAAGATAGTATTGTTGAATTTTGGGATCCAAGAGCACGTTCTCGCGTATCTAAACTATACCTAGAGAATCAGTTTGACAACTCGCCATTTCAGGTCACGACAACCAGCTTCCGAAATGACGGCTTAAACTTTGCTTGTGGTACTTCAAATGGCTACTCATACCTATACGATTTGCGGTCTCCAGAGCCGTCGATTGTGAAGGATCAAGGTTATGGCTTCGAGGTCAAGAAAATAATATGGCTGGACAATCTCGGCACAGAGCACAAAATAATGACATGCGACAAAAGAATTGCGAAAATATGGGATAGAATAGATGGGAAAGCTTATGCGTCGATGGAACCGAACGTCGATATAAATGACATAGAGCATGTCCCAGGAACGGGTATGTTCTTTATGGCCAACGAGGGTATACCGATGCATACATACTACATTCCAAACCTTGGTCCTTCTCCACGCTGGTGCTCCTTCTTAGATTCGATTACTGAAGAGCTAGAAGAAAAACCAAGCGACTCAGTTTACTCGAATTACAGGTTCATTACCAAGGACGACTTGCGAAAATTGAATTTGAACCATCTGGTGGGCTCCAACGTGCTCAGGGCCTATATGCACGggttcttcatcaacagtGAATTGTACGATAAAGTTGCTCTTATCGCTAACCCAACCGCCTACCAAGATGAGAAGGAGCGTGAAATTCGTCGTAGGattgagaaagaaagagaatCTAGAATCAGAACATCTGGCGCTGTCAAGAAAACCAAAATCAAGATCAATAAATCGCTGGCCGACAGAATCTCTCAAAAGCGTGGTGATTCCGCCGCTGAAAAAGTGCTCACTGATGATCGTTTCAAGGAAATGTttaaagatgaagagttccaagttgatgaagatgcaTATGATTACAAGCAATTGAACCCGGTGAAGTCCGCCAGAGAAACGGAGGAAGGTGCGGCCAAACGTATCAGGGCCTTGAccgctgctgaagaatctgaCGAGGAGAGAATTGCCGCTAAAGACGGTCGTCGTGTTGATTCATCTagtgaagaagagaacagtgaggatgaagatgacaatCAAGTTCTGaatgaaaaggaagaaaaaaggAGACAGAAACAATTGAAAGCAATCGAGcgcaagaagaaggagagaCGTGATGAGCAGCAATTCATGAACGAGATGAAGGTAGGTTCAATAGTGATAAACGACGTAGACACCAGTAAAGTTACTTTTGATCAACAAGTGCGTCAAATGCTCGACAGCGAGAAAGGAAAGAAATCGAGCGATGAGATTTTGCGCCGCTCACACCTCGGTGAAGCTGAGCTGACATTTGTGCCTAGCAAATCTTCCCAGAACAAGCCAAAGAGGAAGGCAGAAATagctgatgaaaatgaaacTGACCGAGAGGGAACCAGAGATCGTGGCAGAACGAAACCAAGATTTGAGGGCAGGAGGCGTGCAAGTAAGAACGTATTCCGTGGTATGTGA
- the VIR1 gene encoding Vir1p (ancestral locus Anc_4.76) has product MAIETITTMTDNTKEPKDAFVQSLLEALLKISDRGSGNDKQKLIFKTLDALKLLCPEDLDGRLCREQIEGIDIFTPILSCDELKHKWDIVASYMAICSVHRQLQPLITGSITSWRDSLPSEEISPVNGDDSYKRGFYSIVSQLTEVDVLRPQTFEYLKLNLGPTLVASWTPLWLEWLGKRRPALSELDLLDDSKVDFYIATCGEEFVKQYVCKRKGGSWEYLVFKICLRMVRFPNWIPQSSYRLAVQRVAPAQSEFDGLTFAVQVVMEVVDHPELNFFETPHLALLLSEALKRMQKIPSHILHATLGSFSCVQSLSALINMTQYLLAKFLINTGETIRLINMKSQIDVKPDDGSWYKSKPSLFQIPHWFEKSIMPPIPPISKSSLIFQNSASEWEGGSCSMEAVTDLLLDSLSTVCLINERILEEYQELDIDPMQPDDAVKELPSGILHKLKQSYTELYLIPITTTLLLSCQLNTVENKLIGKAKAQTLSRLLYFHSVRICEELVRIHGAAGLFYLIDFAAKVSLEDLVLQRVWVEILNHIFFHSARSLAKRFFEDSALVERTLLDYVTLWNDGTEAFENFFVHLFNQAQPTIETICIELDDLIRLLPDGEKILAKSRPRAATGKAHVRQSNTLCETEVFMPSVTNTLQQNKYDPYSAAPFVPAKKCTRSLLMNAKSKAVACGFRAVNHDSSLPNESTSSQMLTPTSLHNNAEMRHAGVNDHLTANTSAEKFSFDLCSPNTRLDSTPRTPNLATSTLFNSPWNDSPDIHSTPSICKFVSTGKNYILGGHNRIRNNSRAQSIHIDSFDSENYGT; this is encoded by the coding sequence ATGGCCATTGAAACTATCACCACGATGACAGACAATACTAAAGAGCCTAAAGACGCGTTTGTCCAGTCGCTGTTGGAGGcgcttttgaagatcagtGATCGCGGATCAGGTAACGATAAACAAAAGCTAATATTCAAGACTCTGGATGCATTAAAACTACTGTGTCCTGAAGATCTGGATGGACGGTTGTGCAGGGAGCAGATTGAGGGGATTGATATCTTTACACCGATTTTGAGTTGCGACGAATTGAAACACAAGTGGGACATTGTCGCCTCATATATGGCGATATGTTCGGTTCATCGCCAGTTACAGCCTTTGATAACAGGATCCATCACATCCTGGCGCGATTCCTTGCCTTCGGAAGAGATATCGCCTGTGAATGGGGATGACTCTTATAAGCGCGGCTTCTACTCAATCGTATCGCAGCTTACAGAAGTGGATGTGTTGAGGCCGCAAACTTTCGAGTACCTCAAGCTCAATCTGGGACCTACTTTGGTGGCATCTTGGACTCCACTCTGGCTGGAGTGGTTGGGAAAACGGAGACCAGCCTTGAGTGAGCTGGATTTGCTGGACGATTCGAAGGTGGACTTTTACATCGCCACTTGCGGCGAGGAGTTTGTGAAACAGTATGTTTGCAAGCGCAAGGGAGGCTCTTGGGAGTACTTGGTGTTCAAGATCTGTCTTAGAATGGTTCGGTTTCCGAATTGGATTCCGCAGTCGTCCTACAGGTTAGCGGTTCAACGAGTAGCTCCAGCACAATCGGAATTTGACGGCCTAACTTTTGCTGTACAAGTTGTCATGGAGGTTGTCGATCATCCAGAGttgaacttcttcgagaCTCCACATCTAGCTTTGCTGCTGTCggaagctttgaagaggatgcAAAAAATTCCGTCTCATATCTTGCACGCCACCCTAGGGTCATTCTCTTGCGTTCAGAGCTTATCGGCGCTAATCAACATGACCCAATACCTGCTGgcaaaatttttgatcaaTACAGGCGAAACTATTCGTTTGATCAACATGAAATCACAGATTGACGTTAAGCCTGATGATGGCAGTTGGTATAAATCGAAACCAAGCCTGTTCCAGATACCTCATtggtttgaaaaatcaatTATGCCGCCAATCCCTCCTATTTCGAAATCAAGCCTTATTTTCCAAAACAGCGCATCTGAATGGGAAGGTGGATCTTGCAGCATGGAAGCAGTGACAGATTTACTGCTCGATTCGCTCAGTACTGTATGCCTGATTAATGAAAGGATTTTAGAGGAATATCAAGAGTTAGATATCGATCCAATGCAACCAGATGACGCTGTGAAGGAGCTCCCCTCCGGTATTCTCCATAAGCTGAAGCAAAGCTACACCGAACTTTATCTGATACCGATCACGACAACTTTATTACTTTCTTGCCAGCTGAACACGGTGGAAAACAAACTTATTGGTAAAGCAAAGGCACAAACTTTGAGTCGTCTTCTCTATTTCCATTCCGTAAGAATCTGCGAAGAACTGGTAAGGATTCATGGAGCGGCTGGCTTGTTCTATCTGATTGACTTTGCAGCTAAAGTTTCATTGGAGGATTTGGTTTTGCAAAGAGTTTGGGTCGAGATATTGAATCACATATTCTTTCACAGTGCGCGCAGCCTCGCCAAACGATTTTTTGAGGATAGTGCATTAGTTGAGCGGACTCTGCTGGATTATGTCACGCTCTGGAATGATGGTACCGAAGCATTTGAGAATTTTTTTGttcatctcttcaaccAAGCACAGCCAACTATTGAGACTATCTGCATCGAACTTGATGATCTAATCAGGCTATTGCCTGATGGCGAGAAGATTCTGGCAAAGAGCAGACcaagagcagcaacagGAAAAGCACACGTGAGGCAATCAAACACACTGTGTGAAACAGAAGTCTTTATGCCTAGCGTCACTAACACCCTCCAGCAGAACAAATATGACCCATATTCTGCGGCGCCATTTGTACCGGCCAAGAAATGTACTCGCAGTTTACTTATGAATGCAAAGAGCAAAGCAGTTGCTTGCGGATTTCGAGCTGTTAACCACGACAGCAGTCTCCCAAACGAATCGACTTCAAGTCAAATGTTAACCCCCACCTCGTTGCATAACAATGCGGAAATGCGCCACGCTGGAGTAAATGATCACTTAACGGCCAACACTTCTGCAGAAAAGTTCAGTTTCGATTTGTGCAGTCCCAATACTCGGTTGGACTCGACACCGAGGACACCTAATCTAGCGACATCGACCTTGTTCAATAGTCCCTGGAATGATTCGCCAGATATTCATTCTACTCCAAGTATATGCAAGTTTGTGAGTACCGGCAAGAACTATATTCTCGGAGGTCACAATCGTATAAGGAATAACAGTAGGGCGCAATCGATTCACATTGACAGTTTCGACAGTGAAAATTATGGGACATAA